Proteins from a single region of Candidatus Latescibacter sp.:
- the purM gene encoding phosphoribosylformylglycinamidine cyclo-ligase: protein MDHDAYKEAGVDIDAAMETKHHIRKLVRSTFRPEVLSDIGAFGGLFKPDFTGINDPVLVSSADGVGTKLKVAVMTGRHDTVGADLVNHCCNDILVMGAVPLFFLDYLAYSKHDNTLVQAVISGIAQACRENGCALIGGEMAELPDVYHPGEYDLAGVIVGVVGQGDILDGSRVSGGDVILGLASTGLHTNGYTLARKLLFRTAGLKPEDLLPGTGKTIADALLAVHRSYGPSVIPLLHAPGLHGMAHITGGGFTGNIDRTLPAHLDAVIDLDSWGIPPLFRFLTETGNLSDAEAYRTFNMGIGMTLTVDPSEAERITEILKRSGETVYRIGRVIPGSRKVHIVRGKKNTEDSNQKTE, encoded by the coding sequence TTGGATCACGATGCGTATAAAGAAGCCGGAGTCGATATCGATGCGGCGATGGAAACCAAACATCACATTCGGAAATTGGTGCGGTCAACCTTTCGTCCGGAGGTGCTGTCAGACATCGGAGCATTCGGCGGACTGTTCAAACCCGATTTCACCGGGATCAATGACCCTGTGCTCGTTTCTTCGGCGGACGGGGTTGGCACGAAACTGAAAGTTGCGGTCATGACCGGCCGTCACGACACAGTGGGCGCCGACCTTGTGAATCACTGCTGCAACGACATCCTTGTAATGGGCGCTGTCCCGCTCTTTTTCCTGGATTACCTGGCCTACTCCAAACATGACAATACGCTGGTGCAGGCGGTCATATCCGGCATCGCCCAGGCCTGCCGTGAGAATGGCTGCGCTCTCATCGGGGGCGAAATGGCCGAGCTTCCCGATGTCTACCATCCCGGAGAATACGATCTGGCCGGAGTAATTGTGGGCGTGGTCGGCCAGGGTGATATTCTCGATGGTTCCCGGGTATCCGGGGGAGATGTCATACTCGGGCTCGCCTCCACCGGTCTCCATACCAATGGGTACACGCTTGCCCGGAAGCTTCTCTTCCGGACGGCCGGTCTCAAACCGGAAGACCTGCTGCCTGGAACAGGGAAAACCATTGCGGATGCGCTGCTCGCAGTTCACCGCTCCTATGGTCCCTCGGTCATTCCGCTTCTTCATGCCCCGGGGCTTCACGGCATGGCCCATATTACCGGGGGCGGATTTACCGGAAACATCGACCGCACCCTTCCGGCGCACCTCGATGCGGTGATCGATCTCGATTCCTGGGGAATCCCCCCTCTTTTCCGGTTCCTTACAGAGACCGGTAATCTCAGCGACGCCGAAGCGTACCGCACATTCAATATGGGAATCGGGATGACATTGACTGTGGATCCGTCCGAGGCCGAAAGAATCACTGAGATACTTAAGCGTTCGGGTGAAACAGTCTATCGTATTGGCCGGGTTATCCCCGGCTCACGGAAAGTCCATATTGTTCGAGGAA